One genomic region from Colletotrichum lupini chromosome 7, complete sequence encodes:
- a CDS encoding fungal specific transcription factor domain-containing protein: MTPPASSATAARQQSDQNTAAPGSSGTGKQQLSCANCRHRKIKCDKLQPRCKQCERSDLDCVFPSRKRNRKPRQGRQNELLNRITRLESIVSKVDSGNVDGVVRGGGSGTPTGSAGGAVPPAALLTAAVSSTPHSISAATGRRGLGGDSVSGMNDAEPSPPGAGWDSQPAPPTNYMSAEFWDNLCQEVEGMRQALDQPSDSEGSDDEEPGGQGQQHQHSTTSPESSTANKGQTPPALSGLISSFVTGGDEPLRHPPRDHIMYMCGIFFSNVDPAFKVIHRPTVSVELEGFANAVNKHIDDATEALFFSMYYGAVTSLTNEACLRNLGEERSVLAQRYREGVERALHKADYLNSTEIRTLQALTYYVCFLRSHNASRASWALIPLVVRLAQALHLHRDGVNPPLPPFEAEMRRRLWWMIVVLDIRAAEDRGTDAAIPRQSYNTRLPFNLDDDDFGPGTTDPLEDRTGPTEMTFCLCTSMSSGIFGNLRPRHPQLALDNDGTPEPTTSEDEIMAHAQRLEALFGTAPAKTPASDGDGSGGGGGGGDDEDQDTRHLPANHAAVTVRIIILKMWLSAQYPFTPRASTATAKPRVARETMLRTAVNTIELVEYSSATYRERFGWWIDSYVQWHPLAVALAELCVQTRGELVERAWRVVDRNFHGMRERIADTRRGTLWRPLKKLLRRARAARAEAMMGALKLGDGGRGAPVTAAAAATTEQKGAARRTVEMPQHEEEEEEDDDDDEDGDDDGDGDVDVTGVQEPSVAAAAAVGGHGVSMGTLHPAFRTDRFGGNNAAAAAWQGGGSILPPTSMPFATTNTVGLGGPTPMAVDPSIAAAAGMPATSLPPSTSAPMNPPFGLTPEDMAMFGGTPLFSNPQDLIAHFGIQMDAGDFGWDPSSWDEFVVDANMERSPRDDG; encoded by the exons GCAAACAACAGCTCAGCTGCGCAAACTGTCGCCATCGCAAGATCAAATGCGATAAGCTACAGCCCCGGTGCAAGCAGTGCGAGCGCTCCGACCTCGACTGCGTCTTCCCCTCCCGGAAGCGGAACCGCAAGCCGCGCCAGGGGAGGCAGAACGAGCTGCTGAATCGCATCACCCGTCTGGAGAGCATCGTCAGCAAAGTTGACTCTGGTAACGTGGATGGAGTCGTCAGGGGCGGCGGTAGCGGGACCCCAACCGGCTCGGCGGGAGGAGCGGTGCCCCCTGCGGCCTTGCTCACGGCTGCCGTCTCATCGACGCCGCATTCCATATCGGCGGCGACGGGCCGAAGGGGTCTTGGTGGCGACTCGGTCTCGGGCATGAATGACGCGGAGCCGTCGCCGCCCGGAGCGGGGTGGGACTCCCAGCCTGCCCCGCCGACCAACTACATGAGCGCCGAGTTCTGGGACAATCTGTGCCAAGAGGTCGAGGGCATGAGACAGGCCTTGGATCAGCCCTCCGACAGCGAAGGGTCCGACGATGAGGAACCAGGAGGTCAGGGCCAGCAGCATCAGCACAGCACGACGAGCCCCGAGTCATCCACCGCCAATAAGGGCCAGACGCCTCCCGCGCTGTCTGGGCTCATCTCCAGCTTCGTCACGGGCGGGGACGAGCCGCTGAGGCACCCGCCGCGGGATCACATCATGTACATGTGCGGCATCTTCTTCTCCAACGTCGATCCCGCGTTCAAGGTCATTCATCGGCCTACGGTCTCTGTCGAGCTGGAAGGGTTCGCGAACGCTGTGAATAAGCACATCGATGATGCGACGGAGGCCCTGTTCTTTTCTATGTACTATGGTGCCGTCACCAGCTTGACAAACGAGGCTTGTCTGAGGAACTTGGGGGAGGAGAGGAGCGTGCTCGCGCAGAGGTACCGGGAGGGCGTTGAGAGGGCGCTTCACAAGGCGGATTATCTCAACAGCACTGAGATTCGGACCCTTCAAGCGCTGACTTACTACGTG TGCTTCCTCCGCTCACACAACGCCAGCCGTGCCTCATGGGCCCTCATCCCCCTCGTCGTCCGCCTCGCCCAGGCCCTCCACCTTCACCGCGACGGCGTCAACCCCCCTCTCCCGCCCTTCGAGGCCGAGATGCGCCGCCGGCTGTGGTGGATGATTGTCGTCCTCGACATCCGCGCCGCCGAGGACCGCGGCACCGACGCCGCCATCCCGCGGCAGTCCTACAACACCCGCCTGCCTTTCAacctcgacgacgacgacttcGGCCCCGGGACGACGGATCCGCTCGAGGACAGGACGGGCCCGACCGAGATGACGTTTTGCCTGTGCACGAGCATGTCGTCGGGCATCTTTGGCAACCTGCGGCCGCGGCACCCGCAGCTTGCGCTCGACAACGACGGCACGCCGGAGCCGACGACGTCAGAGGATGAGATTATGGCGCACGCGCAGCGTCTCGAAGCGCTCTTTGGCACCGCGCCGGCCAAAACACCTGCATCGGACGGCGATGGCTCCGGtggcggtggcggcggcggcgacgatgAAGACCAGGACACCCGGCACCTACCCGCCAACCACGCCGCCGTGACGGTGCGCATCATCATCCTCAAAATGTGGTTATCTGCACAATATCCCTTCACACCGCGCGCCTCCACGGCGACGGCGAAGCCCCGCGTCGCGCGGGAGACGATGCTCCGCACGGCGGTGAACACGATCGAGCTGGTCGAGTATAGCTCCGCGACCTACCGCGAGCGGTTCGGGTGGTGGATCGACAGCTACGTGCAGTGGCACCCGCTCGCCGTCGCGCTGGCGGAGCTGTGCGTGCAGACGCGCGGGGAGCTGGTGGAGAGGGCGTGGCGCGTGGTGGATCGGAACTTCCACGGGATGAGGGAGCGGATCGCGGATACGAGGCGGGGCACGCTGTGGAGGCCGCTGAAGAAGCTTTTGAGACGGGCGAGGGCTGCGAGAGCGGAGGCTATGATGGGGGCGTTGAAGCTGGGTGATGGTGGGAGGGGGGCGCCTGTGActgctgcggcggcggcgacaaCGGAGCAGAAGGGGGCTGCAAGGAGGACGGTGGAGATGCCGCAGcatgaggaagaggaggaggaggatgatgatgacgatgaggatggtgatgatgatggcgaTGGAGACGTGGATGTCACGGGTGTTCAGGAGCCATCAGTTGCTgccgcggcggcggtgggagGCCACGGTGTGAGTATGGGAACATTACACCCGGCTTTCAGGACAGACCGTTTCGGCGGTAACaacgctgccgctgctgcttGGCAAGGAGGCGGCTCCATACTGCCTCCCACGAGTATGCCTTTCGCGACGACAAACACGGTCGGTTTGGGTGGTCCCACGCCGATGGCGGTTGACCCGTCGATAGCGGCGGCGGCCGGGATGCCCGCGACATCACTGCCTCCGTCAACGTCGGCGCCCATGAACCCGCCGTTCGGGCTGACGCCGGAGGACATGGCCATGTTTGGAGGAACGCCGCTGTTCAGTAACCCGCAGGACCTGATTGCGCATTTCGGGATCCAGATGGATGCCGGAGACTTTGGGTGGGATCCGAGTTCGTGGGACGAGTTTGTCGTTGATGCGAATATGGAGAGGTCACCTCGGGACGACGGGTGA